A stretch of Camelina sativa cultivar DH55 chromosome 18, Cs, whole genome shotgun sequence DNA encodes these proteins:
- the LOC104762121 gene encoding putative F-box protein At5g60060, whose protein sequence is MEYYSSSLFPSQWSNLPLDILELVSNRLDHDGSSDTVDLICLRSVCATWRLFLPLSDNKNNPFSKFPKYLPFWSSSSSSTSGFFIMKQSSVYKLEAPLMNPSTWLVKLQETSPGKMRVLDLFSNDRVSFLPEKFPENIDLQEFHVRLVRRAYRMEYANSGGGEMSSCFWSLNSEKVVILSSGEEGSALMAIHSGGKLGFLKSGNEERWRILDNSWNVIYEDLMMLYRENCCIVVDDKGKTVIYDVGFKVSDLAEGLDGGGGHKKHLVEHLGGEVLLVDKYVKHVWSKSELSKSAVEFRVYKLKREEKRWEEVRELGDVALFIGDDCSYSVQIPAGNFAGGCIFYKDYRNGGRSRGVCCDGDGLFNVDFEMQGDFVFPIKPKCCGP, encoded by the coding sequence ATGGagtattattcttcttctctttttccttctcAATGGTCTAATCTTCCTTTAGATATACTTGAGTTGGTCTCAAATCGTCTTGACCACGACGGCTCATCAGACACCGTTGATCTCATCTGTCTCCGTTCTGTGTGCGCCACGTGGcgtctctttcttcctctttccgacaacaaaaacaatcctttttcaaaatttccaaaGTATCTTCCTTTTtggtcatcttcttcatcatcaacctcTGGTTTCTTCATTATGAAACAGAGCAGCGTCTATAAACTCGAAGCTCCTTTGATGAATCCGAGTACTTGGCTTGTTAAGCTTCAAGAGACATCTCCCGGGAAAATGCGAGTCTTGGATCTCTTCTCAAACGACAGAGTCAGTTTCTTGCCTGAGAAGTTCCCGGAAAATATCGATTTGCAGGAGTTTCATGTGAGATTGGTTCGTAGAGCTTATCGTATGGAGTACGCAAACAGTGGTGGTGGCGAGATGTCTTCTTGTTTCTGGTCTCTGAACTCCGAGAAAGTTGTGATTTTGTCTTCAGGGGAAGAAGGCTCGGCGTTAATGGCGATTCACAGTGgtgggaaattagggtttttgaagaGTGGAAACGAAGAAAGATGGAGAATTTTGGATAATTCGTGGAATGTGATCTACGAGGACTTAATGATGTTGTACAGAGAGAACTGTTGCATCGTTGTAGACGACAAGGGTAAAACCGTAATTTACGATGTGGGTTTCAAGGTTTCGGATTTGGCTGAAGGTTTGGACGGAGGAGGTGGTCACAAGAAGCATCTTGTGGAGCATCTCGGCGGAGAAGTGTTGCTTGTTGACAAATACGTGAAACACGTCTGGTCCAAATCGGAGCTTTCGAAATCTGCGGTggagtttagagtttataagctgaagagagaagagaagagatgggAAGAAGTGAGAGAGTTGGGAGACGTGGCTCTGTTTATAGGAGATGACTGTTCTTACTCCGTTCAGATTCCGGCCGGAAATTTCGCCGGAGGTTGTATTTTCTATAAAGATTATAGGAATggaggaagaagcagaggagtATGCTGTGACGGTGATGGTCTCTTCAATGTGGACTTTGAGATGCAGGGTGATTTTGTGTTTCCTATAAAGCCCAAATGTTGTGGCCCATAA
- the LOC104763589 gene encoding ankyrin repeat-containing protein At5g02620-like — MEEASTSTSAPMAAKPTVVRKTMAKQLTGKREDSPLHSAVRRGDFSAVNEILSNHMESEEELSELLRKQNQCGETALYVAAEYGDAEVVAELIKYYDLEDAETKARNGFDPFHIAAKQGELDVLRVLMEEHPELAMTVDLSNTTALHTAAAQGHVEVVEYLLEAAGSSLAAIAKSNGKTALHSAARNGHAEVVKAIVAVEPDTATRTDKKGQTPLHMAVKGQSIDVVVELMKGHRSSLNMVDSKGNTALHVATRKGRIKIVELLLDNNETSTSTTAINRAGETPLDTADKTGHPEISAILKTRGVPSAKAINNPTRPNAARELKQTVSDIKHEVHHQLEHARETRKRVQGIAKRINKMHVEGLDNAINSTTVVAVLIATVAFAAIFTVPGQYADELSSLSPGKSLGEANIADRPAFAIFFIFDSIALFISLAVVVVQTSVVAIDQKAKKNMMAVINKLMWLACVLISVAFLALAFVVVGEDERWLAVGVTVFGATIMLTTLGTMCYWVIMHRIEASNVRKSRKESMARSRQSGLLEFSGMLTKRMYAI; from the exons ATGGAGGAAGCATCAACATCGACATCAGCACCAATGGCTGCAAAACCAACCGTTGTTAGAAAGACAATGGCCAAACAACTGACCGGAAAACGTGAAGATTCGCCGCTCCATTCGGCTGTCAGACGCGGAGATTTCTCTGCGGTGAATGAGATTTTGAGTAATCATATGGAATCAGAAGAGGAACTAAGTGAGTTGTTGCGGAAACAGAACCAATGTGGTGAGACTGCTCTTTATGTGGCGGCAGAATATGGTGATGCGGAGGTGGTTGCAGAGCTCATCAAGTACTATGATCTTGAAGACGCCGAGACCAAAGCTAGAAATGGGTTTGATCCTTTCCACATTGCTGCTAAACAAGGCGAATTGG ACGTTTTGAGAGTACTAATGGAGGAACATCCGGAGCTAGCAATGACGGTGGACTTATCAAACACGACGGCTCTACATACTGCGGCGGCTCAGGGACACGTGGAAGTTGTAGAGTATCTACTAGAAGCCGCAGGTAGTAGCCTAGCGGCGATCGCAAAGAGCAACGGGAAAACAGCATTGCACTCAGCGGCTAGGAATGGTCACGCGGAAGTAGTAAAGGCGATTGTAGCGGTTGAGCCGGACACGGCAACGAGAACCGATAAAAAAGGTCAGACGCCACTTCACATGGCGGTGAAAGGACAAAGCATCGATGTGGTGGTTGAGCTAATGAAGGGACATCGGTCGTCGTTGAATATGGTTGATTCTAAAGGGAACACTGCGTTACATGTTGCTACTAGGAAAGGTCGCATTAAG ATAGTGGAATTGCTTCTAGACAACAACGAGACAAGCACAAGCACAACAGCCATAAACAGAGCCGGAGAAACGCCGCTCGACACGGCTGATAAAACCGGCCATCCAGAGATTTCCGCGATTCTCAAAACCCGCGGCGTTCCCTCGGCTAAAGCGATCAACAACCCTACTCGGCCAAACGCCGCACGTGAGCTCAAACAAACGGTGAGCGACATCAAACACGAGGTTCATCACCAGCTAGAACACGCTCGAGAGACGAGGAAACGCGTTCAAGGAATCGCCAAACGCATTAACAAAATGCACGTAGAAGGTCTTGACAATGCGATTAACTCAACCACAGTCGTTGCTGTTTTAATCGCAACCGTAGCTTTCGCTGCCATTTTCACCGTCCCGGGACAATACGCTGATGAATTGAGTTCGCTCTCTCCTGGAAAATCCCTAGGAGAAGCGAATATAGCGGATAGACCAGCGTTTGCGATCTTCTTTATATTTGACTCGATAGCTCTTTTTATATCTTTAGCGGTTGTGGTGGTTCAGACTTCAGTGGTTGCGATCGACCAAAAGGCTAAGAAGAATATGATGGCTGTGATAAACAAGCTGATGTGGTTAGCTTGCGTTTTGATATCGGTAGCGTTTTTGGCGTTAGCGTTTGTGGTGGTTGGTGAGGATGAGAGGTGGCTAGCGGTTGGAGTGACGGTGTTTGGTGCAACGATAATGCTCACGACGCTTGGGACAATGTGTTATTGGGTCATTATGCATCGAATCGAGGCTTCTAATGTGAGAAAGTCGAGAAAAGAGTCGATGGCAAGATCAAGACAATCAGGATTGTTGGAATTTTCTGGGATGTTAACCAAAAGAATGTATGCTATTTAG
- the LOC104763592 gene encoding probable serine/threonine-protein kinase RLCKVII: protein MSRFMCCLGGGSSSKVVQDPAELPQLPQAPEPSDSSDSSGPVDSSETSDEEGFLNFQWNEIVQGTENFEITHLIGQGKVGKLYRCNFPRIHKVGAAKVNHGNTSGLGEFLAEIRTLHESDHPNVIKLLGKHYGQANTALVYQFMPNGSLDHHLFANARQVQGLTQATRVLDWDTRMRIAVGVAEGLVYVHQGLLSIHRDVKATNIVLDDNFVPKLTGFGTAAKIAYGEDGIEMQSKISKNGTEGYLAPETENFGLVSTKSDVYSYGVFLLVLFTGRKANDDRERPEAKKKLTDWLMPVLTRLEYAPMVVDVALGKKYSAHGLNRIFETARMCLNAQPLERPAMDFVETLVREAAAYLVPEEHPQVKERRCST from the exons ATGAGTCGTTTCATGTGTTGTCTCGGAGGCGGAAGCTCAAGTAAAGTAGTGCAAGACCCAGCGGAACTACCGCAACTACCCCAAGCACCGGAGCCATCAGATTCATCTGATTCATCGGGACCAGTAGATTCATCGGAAACTAGTGACGAAGAAG gTTTCCTTAACTTTCAATGGAATGAGATCGTACAAGGAACCGAGAACTTTGAGATAACACATTTGATCGGCCAAGGCAAAGTCGGCAAACTCTATCGCTGCAATTTCCCAAGAATTCATAAG GTTGGAGCTGCAAAGGTTAATCATGGCAACACTTCTGGTCTTGGTGAGTTCTTGGCAGAGATTAGAACGTTACATGAATCTGATCACCCAAATGTGATTAAACTTCTCGGAAAACACTACGGCCAGGCAAATACTGCCCTTGTCTACCAATTCATGCCTAATGGCTCTCTTGACCACCATCTCTTTG cAAATGCGAGGCAGGTTCAGGGTCTAACACAAGCAACTCGGGTTTTGGATTGGGACACGAGGATGAGAATTGCTGTAGGTGTAGCCGAAGGTCTGGTTTACGTACACCAGGGGCTTTTATCGATTCACAGAGATGTCAAAGCCACAAACATTGTGCTTGACGACAATTTTGTCCCGAAGCTGACTGGTTTTGGAACCGCGGCTAAGATCGCTTACGGTGAAGACGGTATTGAGATGCAGAGCAAGATCAGTAAGAATGGAACTGAAGGATACCTCGCACCGGAAACAGAGAACTTCGGGTTGGTTTCGACCAAGTCCGATGTCTATAGCTATGGAGTTTTTCTGTTAGTGCTTTTCACCGGAAGGAAAGCTAATGATGATCGGGAGAGACCTGAAGCGAAAAAGAAACTCACTGATTGG TTAATGCCAGTGTTGACTAGATTGGAGTATGCGCCTATGGTTGTTGATGTTGCGCTCGGTAAGAAGTATTCGGCTCATGGTTTAAACAGAATATTTGAAACTGCGAGGATGTGTTTAAACGCGCAGCCACTTGAACGGCCTGCAATGGATTTTGTGGAAACGTTGGTTCGTGAAGCTGCAGCTTACCTGGTCCCAGAGGAGCATCCCCAGGTGAAAGAGAGACGTTGTTCGACATAA
- the LOC104763593 gene encoding serine/threonine-protein kinase CDL1-like, translating into MSRFFCCVTGETSNSAPPEEVFDDEPLADTESLNRLWRDELQIPDTRSRGVEVIHIAEPDATLFPVTPPLPANCGRPYRWHEILHSTLNFRQKFYLGKGNFGEVYRCHFERTNEVGAVKIQAHNNETGHKEFLAEVTTLHEANHPNVIKLLGRCYGRRNRAIVYEFMPNGTLGRHIFDYMRKSPIPQGLEQPTRVLNWVTRMKIAEGVAEGLIYLHEVLKVINQDIKAGNILLDANFVPKLTDFGLATNVVVNRRGVEKRSKITELKGTMGYIAPEAEQSHWVSTKYDVYSYGVFLIVLFTGRRPYNQNPNETVPDDKRKLTDWFLRVWARYGDVPEAADTALGNTYSVEGLTRIFQTARLCISAEPQGRPPMRDVVGMVRQAAAFPVRVVPLVKRGHTI; encoded by the exons ATGAGTCGTTTCTTTTGCTGTGTCACAGGAGAAACCTCAAATAGCGCACCGCCTGAAGAAGTGTTTGACGACGAACCATTAGCGGACACCGAATCCCTCAATCGTTTGTGGAGAGATGAACTCCAGATCCCTGACACTCGCAGTCGTGGAGTTGAAG TAATTCATATTGCAGAGCCGGATGCTACTCTTTTCCCTGTAACTCCACCTCTACCTGCCAATTGTGGACGACCATATCGATGGCACGAAATCTTACACTCAACCCTAAACTTCCGGCAAAAGTTTTATCTCGGCAAAGGCAACTTCGGCGAAGTCTATCGCTGCCATTTCGAAAGAACTAACGAG GTTGGAGCTGTGAAGATTCAAGCTCATAACAACGAAACTGGTCATAAAGAGTTCTTGGCAGAGGTTACAACGTTGCATGAAGCTAATCACCCAAACGTGATTAAACTTCTTGGCAGATGTTACGGCCGCAGAAACCGTGCTATAGTTTACGAGTTCATGCCCAATGGCACTCTCGGACGCCACATCTTTG ATTACATGAGGAAGAGTCCGATACCTCAAGGTCTAGAGCAGCCAACTCGGGTTTTGAATTGGGTGACGAGGATGAAAATTGCCGAGGGTGTAGCTGAAGGTCTGATTTATCTACACGAGGTGCTAAAAGTGATCAACCAAGACATCAAGGCTGGGAATATTCTACTTGATGCGAATTTTGTGCCGAAGCTGACTGATTTTGGATTGGCGACTAATGTCGTTGTAAACAGACGCGGCGTTGAGAAGCGGAGCAAGATCACTGAGTTGAAGGGAACTATGGGATACATCGCACCAGAAGCAGAGCAGTCCCACTGGGTTTCGACCAAGTACGATGTCTATAGCTATGGAGTTTTTCTGATTGTGCTTTTCACCGGAAGGAGACCTTATAATCAGAATCCGAATGAAACTGTTCCTGATGATAAACGGAAACTCACTGATTGG ttttTGCGAGTATGGGCTAGATATGGGGATGTGCCTGAGGCAGCTGATACTGCGCTCGGTAATACGTATTCGGTTGAAGGTTTAACGAGAATATTTCAGACTGCCAGGCTGTGTATTAGCGCAGAGCCACAAGGACGGCCTCCCATGCGTGATGTGGTAGGGATGGTTCGTCAAGCTGCAGCTTTCCCGGTCAGAGTGGTTCCCCTGGTGAAAAGGGGGCATACGATATAA